From a region of the Bdellovibrio bacteriovorus genome:
- a CDS encoding KH domain-containing protein — MTGPSEIKVIKKRPELKDLDSGRVREEGKELLQTLIRGLVDHPDSIIVTYSFGDKTTVYKVECDQKCLGQIIGAKGKNINGVRAVISATLARKGVRAIVEIPYYCVDA; from the coding sequence ATGACGGGCCCAAGCGAGATCAAAGTTATTAAAAAGCGTCCTGAGCTTAAAGACCTGGATTCAGGTCGAGTGCGTGAGGAAGGCAAGGAATTGTTGCAGACATTGATTCGCGGCTTGGTTGATCATCCGGATTCTATCATCGTGACATACAGTTTCGGTGATAAGACGACTGTTTATAAAGTCGAATGCGATCAAAAGTGCCTAGGCCAAATCATCGGCGCTAAGGGCAAGAATATCAACGGCGTGCGCGCGGTGATCAGCGCGACGTTGGCGCGAAAAGGTGTTCGCGCCATTGTTGAAATTCCGTACTACTGTGTCGACGCTTAA